A part of Lutra lutra chromosome 2, mLutLut1.2, whole genome shotgun sequence genomic DNA contains:
- the LOC125093816 gene encoding 39S ribosomal protein L48, mitochondrial — translation MNGALGKMLCLRNDIIFKQAFSLLRVRTSGENPISSAGGILLSTSRHYKTRPTHGIGRYKHLVKPQEPKKKRAKVEVRPINLGTDYEYGVLNIHLTAYDMAVVESYAQYVHNLCNHLSIKVEESYAMPTKTMEVLQLQDQGSKMLLDSVLTTHERVVQISGLSATFAEIFLEIIQSNLPEGVRLSVKEHTEEDFKGRFKARPELEELLAKLN, via the coding sequence ATGAACGGGGCTCTGGGAAAGATGCTGTGTCTGAGGAACGATATCATTTTTAAGCAAGCCTTTTCTCTCTTAAGGGTCAGAACTTCAGGAGAAAATCCCATCAGTTCTGCAGGTGGCATTCTGCTGAGTACCAGTCGGCACTACAAGACAAGGCCTACCCATGGCATTGGAAGATACAAGCACCTAGTGAAACCACAGGAGCCCAAGAAGAAGAGGGCAAAAGTGGAAGTGAGACCCATTAATTTGGGGACAGATTATGAATATGGGGTTTTAAACATTCACCTGACTGCATATGACATGGCTGTGGTGGAGAGTTATGCCCAATATGTTCACAACCTCTGCAACCATCTATCCATTAAAGTTGAGGAAAGTTACGCTATGCCCACCAAAACCATGGAGGTGTTACAGCTACAGGACCAAGGCAGCAAAATGCTCCTGGACTCAGTTCTCACCACCCATGAGCGAGTGGTTCAGATCAGCGGTTTGAGTGCTACATTTGCAGAGATTTTCTTGGAAATAATCCAAAGCAATCTTCCCGAAGGAGTCAGATTATCAGTGAAGGAGCACACTGAAGAAGACTTCAAGGGAAGGTTCAAAGCTCGGCCAGAACTGGAAGAACTGTTGGCCAAGTTGAACTAG